In one Lolium rigidum isolate FL_2022 chromosome 3, APGP_CSIRO_Lrig_0.1, whole genome shotgun sequence genomic region, the following are encoded:
- the LOC124700901 gene encoding blue copper protein-like → MQRMGGSAVIAVVLALAGMAATSSAAVYKVGGASGWTILGNVNYTDWAGKNTFHVGDIIEFKYPQGIHNVLEVKKADYNSCTNSTPIATHTSGDDKVTIKSPGHRFFICGVPGHCAAGQKLNVRVLKTQRPRSSVAPSPAPAASASAPAPAAASPRADGQTASTPPAASGTTSDGGATTSAPAPNANGAGIVSVGYPAFVALAVAVSMTMLQ, encoded by the exons ATGCAGCGCATGGGAGGCAGCGCGGTGATAGCCGTGGTGCTGGCGCTGGCCGGCATGGCGGCAACCTCGTCGGCGgctgtctacaaggttggtggcgCCTCCGGGTGGACAATCCTCGGCAATGTCAACTACACCGACTGGGCTGGGAAAAACACCTTCCATGTGGGAGATATCATAG AGTTCAAGTACCCGCAGGGCATCCACAATGTGCTGGAGGTGAAGAAGGCAGACTACAACAGCTGCACCAACTCGACGCCCATCGCCACGCACACCTCCGGCGACGACAAGGTCACCATCAAGAGCCCCGGCCACCGCTTCTTCATATGCGGCGTGCCGGGCCACTGCGCCGCCGGCCAGAAGCTCAACGTCCGCGTGCTCAAGACGCAGCGGCCGCGCTCCTCTGTCGCCCCTTCCCCGGCGCCCGCCGCGTCCGCCTCTGCGCCGGCACCAGCAGCGGCTTCCCCGCGCGCGGACGGCCAGACAGCCTCGACGCCCCCCGCCGCGTCGGGGACAACGTCGGACGGAGGGGCCACGACGAGCGCGCCCGCGCCGAACGCCAACGGCGCCGGCATCGTCAGCGTAGGGTACCCAGCTTTCGTGGCGTTGGCCGTGGCCGTGTCCATGACGATGTTACAGTAA